GGCAGTACAAAACATAAAAGACTTTATCGTAAATATAGAATTAGAAAATTTGAACTTGATGGGAAAAACAGAAAAGAAGTATAAGGACATAAGTAGAAAGAACATCAATCAAAATGATATAGAAAATCTTTCAGATATCGAAAAAACCAAACTTATATATGATTTAAGAGCTACTGTAAGGAATTTAGAAAATGATTTGGAATACAAAAACAATCCGATAAATCTTCTCTCGGAAAATGCAGAGAATATGATTTCCTTAATTAAGGAAACAGCGGAAAATTGGTTAGCGATTAAGAAAACAAGTTTGGGGTTTAGTTTGAAAATGGCAATTTTCGCATTCTTGATTGTTGGACTAATTGTTGGGTCTGCAGCTTGGCTTACTTTTAGTGGTAAAATTGATGGTTCAACATTTACTTTCCTGCTAGGACTTATAGTAGGTTATGCACTCACTTTTTTACAAAATTTGATTAATCCACCGAGTTAATATAGAATATTTTGAGTCATGGAAGAAACAAAAGAATTTGCAATTCTTCAGGGTAAAATAATTAACTCTTCAATTACTATTGAGAATATAATCAGTAGCATTTTGCTAGGTTACTTCCGACCTGACAATGTTATAGTTTTTGCTGCAGTAATGCTTAATTCCTCTGTGATTCATTTCGGAGGAAAACTCAAAGTCCTAAATGCAATAGGTGTTGATAGAAAAGTATTAGAAAAATTACAAAAAATGGGTTCTATTAGGAACTCGTTTGCCCACACTAATGAAGTAGAAAATTTTGGCTTTTATTTTTCTAAAGACACAGCGGCACCTAAGACACTACTAAGTGTCATGAACTCAAGAGGTGATATTAAAAATAAAAATCCCTTGGAATTGTATGAGGAATTTGAAATATTATATAATGATGTTTATCAGGAATTAAAGGTATTTCTATCTAATTTGATGAAAGAGGATTGAAATTACAAATAGACATAACATGCTACCACAAATAACTGATTACATAGGCCTAATGGGAAAGCTTAAATATAATTTGGACAGATACAAAAAAGATAATAATATTTATGAACTACTTGACTGTTTAATGACATTGAATGCTATTCCTGAATGGATTGTCAATAGTAAGAATACTAAAACAAGTTTAACTCAAATTGCTGAAGAAAAACTTGCAATAATGAAAGGAAAAAACGGGTTTATTTTAGATGAAACCAAATTAAGTTTAAACATTAATCATCAATTAAGATTAATCCGACTAATATGTAATCACTCTAAACATAAAACAGACTCCATACTTATACCCAGGATCCAAAAGAAATATGGAGGAACCTTGCCAGCATCTTTTCCCATAAAGCTGTATAATATAATAGCTATTGGCGAAAATGAGTACGATGCTGAATATTTATTAAATAGCGTGGCAAACTTTTGGTTTGATGCTGTAAAACTGGAAAATGAAAATTTCAAATAGCTTTTGATAAAACACGGTAGACGTGTGACAGAGATAAAATTCTAAAAATGTGATATGGCCTATAAAATTTTATATGCATCAAGTAGTGATTCTTTGGAGAAAGAGATGGTAAGACATCTAAACGATTATTGGGAACCATTGGGAGGAGTAGCAATAGGTAATTTTGAAGGAGGCGTACATTTCTATCAAGCTGTTGTAAGAAGAGATTTAATAAAGTTTAATTAATCGATTATAAATACCACTCCAATTTGATTATTAAACATTGGGAGGATTTTTGATTAAATTAGCAATATGAAATCATTAAGTGAGATTAAATCAACATTAGAAAGGAATAAGAGTAGGCTATTCTATTCTTATCCGATTAAATCTTTGGCCATATTCGGGTCATTTGCCAGAAATGAGGGAAAAGAAAATAGTGATTTAGATATCATAGTTGAGTTTAATGATAAAATTGGGGTTCGATTTATCGATTTGGCTAATGAGCTGGAAAAATTGATTGAATTAAAAGTTGACCTTGTTTCTAGAAAAGGAATCAAAAAAAGATACCTTCAATCCATTGAAGAAGATTTGATTTATGTCTAAAAGAGATAACGACCTTTTACTAATGGATATGCTTGACGCAGCAGAGAAAATCCTGAAATATACTTCAAATCTTGATTACAGTACATTCTTGGAAAATGAAATGGTAATCGACGCAGTCGCACGTAACTTTGAAATCATTGGAGAAGCGGCCAACAGGGTAAATCCAGACTTCAAAATTATACATCCACAAATTGAATGGCTAAGGATAATAGGATTTAGGAATCGAATAATTCATGAATACTTTGGAATTGATTATGAAATAATGTGGACTATTATCGAGGAGAATATTGTGGAATTAATTGATGAACTAAATCAATTAATAAACTAAGGGAACTTATTTAAAAAGCCTGACTAATAAAAGCAAGGAATCAAATTATAAGTTCAAATAATCGATTCGAATTATTAGTGAAATATGTAGCTCAAATATGGATTCTAACAATTATAATCTCTCCACTGATGTTGGCACTTGTTTTGGGAATTATAATTAACCAATCGAGCCTTTCTGAGATATTCTCATCTTATGAGATCATCATTTTAATGTTTTTGGTTGGTTCCTTGTTTTCAATTCCTGCGATGATTGTTTTTGGATTAATACAGAAAAGTTTTAAACCCTTCATGCCAATTTGGAGAAGGAAATTAATACTTTCAATCTATTCTTTTTTATCCGTTTGGATTACTTTCTATATTGTTGATGAAGGATTTATTACACGTTGGACGGATCAAACGGTTTGGCCATTAATCTATTCACTAATAATAGTAATTGGCGTTTGGATTTTTAGACTTCCAAACACTAATAGTTTAGAATAACAAAAAAGTTTATTAAAACGATGACTGGAAACTGGCTTTTTATTTTAGTTATTGTCATTGGTCTTTTTTATGCTATTAAGCATGGGAGGAGGGCTAAAAAGGACATTGCAAAGTATAATAATGAAAAAGAAGGTAGATAACCCATTTATGGTATCCTATAATTTCAATCATAAATTTGTAAGAAAGTTCAATTAAAAGATGAAAAAAATATTGGTAGTTGCTTTAAGTGCTTTTCTTTTTATTGCCTGTGAAAAGGAGACTGAAATCCCTTTGGAGGTTAACGTAGATGTTGTCGGATGGTGGCTTTTGCATTCAATTATAATTGATGATGTTGAACAAGACCTTAATAGATGTCAAGCGGACACCTATTTGCTATTAGATGCAGATGAACGAGTAATAAATTACATAGTTAATGTAGATCCGCAATTTGGTTGTTTTCCAAACGATGGTGGTAATGGCTGGTATGTAGTTAGTGGTAATGAAATTACTATTAACTACGATGAAGGAAACGCATATAATGAAAATGATACTTATACATTTGAATTAAAGGATGATAAGTTGTTTTTACATATATCAAATAATGAAATCTATATTTATAATAGGAAATAGGTAAAACAAATAAAGTATAAATAAACGATAAAATGAGTTCGAAATATATGAGATGAATCATTATGGCTTCGCCGTTTGGCTCAGTTTATATTCTATATTTAGGATGACTAGCTTGCACGGATATAATGGCTTTTTGGTTTCAATTTTAGTAGTAGTATTGATAGTATTTCTTATATATAGATTTCGAAAAAGTAAGATAAACTCAAAGTTCAAATAAACGATTATATGAAAGATAATATTCCTGATAGTTACAAAACTTTGGAGTTACCGGTACAATGGGGTGATATGGATGCGGCTCAGCATGTGAACAATACAGTTTACCTGCGTTGGATGGAATCCGCACGTATAGAGATGTTTCAAAAAATGAGCTGTGGTGGAAACGCCGGACATAATATACCACACTCGCCGGAATAAATTGAGCACCCTCTAAACTAACACAAAAAAACTGATTTTCAAATAACTAAATCAAAATATTGGGTGGTTCAAATTTTCTTTTTTTAGTGGTCTCAACCATCCGGCTTATCCACTCAGGGCACGAGTGCAACACACTTATATTTTAGGAATTCATAAGGGTTTTTGTAATTAAATTTTCTAGGTAATAATTTTTATCTTTTATAATGCGAAAGGAAATTTCATTCCGTTCATAGGAGTTCACAAAACGTCAACATCGATTGTGAATTTCAGCAAGTAATTGACTTTCATTGACCTCAGCGCAAAAGGTTCAGACCCCCAGCCCCGATACCTAAAAAACCTTGGCTTTTTAAGGAAGAAAACTTACTTATTCCCTAATTTATTCAGTCTTAAATCTTATTCCGAATTAGCGATCCATTTGTGGAAATTCGGTTATACGTAAAGTAGTGCAACCATAAGGCACCAAAGTAATCTCTTCCAATTCTAAGGACCTTGAATTTTGTTTTGCTATCGAACCGAAAGAATCTGGAAAAACCGGGGCGCCATTGACCAGCTTCCATTCTGGAAATTTAGTTGCTTTGATCTTTATTTCAATAGGTGCGTTTTCCAAATTCCAAGGATAGCTCCCGTCCCACGGTTTCTGGATTACCTGAGCGGAAACAGGTAACTTATTTAATTCCGATTTTAATAATGCAAAATTCCAATCATCATTGGTCGAAATTTCCGTGAATTTCCCAAAACCGTCATTCCTGTTTTTTACCTTTTCATAACCTTCCAACTTCAGGGCATAAACCAAAGGCCCCCTCTCTATACTTATCGCACCTTTATGCCATTTAGATGATTTGATATGCATAGGTAGCGTAAGGATAACCTCATCTCCGTCATTCCACCTCCTATTTATGATGAAAACCTGTTTGTCCACCCTACCCTCTACTACTTGTCCATTAACTTTAACCAATGGATTTTTGGCCCATGAAGGGATACGGAGATGAAAGGGAAAAGTAGCTGATTCTGAAAGTTCAAAATTAAAATTGATATTTTCTTCAAATGGGAAACCTGTGGTTTCTGTGATGGTCAAGGCTACATTATCGGCAACCTTCATATCAACCTCGCTAGGAGCATATAATAGGGCCGCAACGCCTGCATCTGAGGTGGAATAAAAAAGGTTCTGAACATATTTGGGCCATGATTGGTGCATGTTGGTAGTGCAGCACGGGTAACCCGTCAACACACCGAACACAAAATCGGTACCTTTATGGTTTTTGGTCTCGAACGAGGTTTCCAATCGGTCTGAAAGTTCTACTTGATTGGCAGCCTGAAAATACTGACGTGCCGAAAAATCATCAGAAGCCTGTGCCGGAAGTGCATTATAGACAATACGCTCCAGTACGTCAGCAAACTCTGTATCCCCTGTAATTTTTAAGAGTGTTTCCAATGAAAACATTTCTTCAGAAATAGAACAAAATTCCACTCCCTGTACTGGATCGGTCCCATGTAAAGGTTCATCACCACCATACATTCCCTGTGGCTGTCCATGGTACTTTTTAATGTCTTGTAGCGCCTTTTTAATCGCATCGATATACTTTTGATTTGGTTCCTTTTGATACCGTATGCCGGGCTGTTTAAGTCCCTGCGCAAAGTTTACCGTATGAATACTCCCTATTTGCGAAAGAGAGGTATTTTTTATCTCTACAGAATCGAAGGGGTATTTTTTCATATTAAAATAACCGTAAGGCATGACGGAATCAACTTCGTTTGGCTCATTCAAAAAAACAGTCGACCATGGATACGTCTGTTCATGAATAATCTCACCTAAATCAAGCAAAAAAGTATCTCCAGTAATGTTGTAGAGCCAGTATACCACTTGTAAATTATCAGCTCCCCTTCTATTGGCCCAAAATGTAAGGTCATCAAGCGGTCGATTTGGGAGCTCTTTTAATTGATGCCTAAAATACTTTGTAAGTACATTTATTACACGTTCATCCGCAGTTGCGTTGTAATGCTGCTGTAAAACCTTTAGCATAACCATTTTAGGCCACCAATCCTTTCGCATCGAACGTTGTACTCCATGTATAATTTCTGGTTCCGTGTTAAATGGAACTGGGCCGAGATAGCCATCTTCGGTTTGATGGGTCAACGTCCACTCAACCCAAGGGGAAACCTTTGCTTTCAAATTGGCATCATTTAAAATATATGCCAAAGGTAAAAGACCGTCAATCCAATATGGTCCACGTTCCCAACCGTCGCCATCACCCCCTAACCATCCGTTGCTGGGACCTAAAACTTGGGGATAAATTTCGTCCAAATGCCCTGTCATGCCATCCGCCATCCTTCGTAGTTGCTCTTTTAGCCAACTTTTCGGTTTAATGGCTCCTAAGGGAAGTTCAAGATATGGCATTGCAGCCAATGGTGTACGGTTCTGCAAATAGTTTGCTTGGGGAACTTCTAATTTTGAACCACTAGTTTTAATATCCTTACAACCATAAAGTACTGGTAAAATCCACAAAAAACAGCATAACTTTTTAAAATAATTCACCATGTGAATTGGGTTTTAGGTGCTAATTGGATTGGAGTTCATCAATCACTTCCTGGTTCGCTTTTTTTACTGCGGAAACATTCATTTTATCGACTTTACGATCATACGTCATGAATCCGTTTACTTCTCCTTCTACATCTGTTGTCTGGGTGTAGATTGCTCCAGAGAATCCGGCCTTCACCAATCGTTTAAGTTCCTCAGCATATTCTATATATTGTTGGGTCGTCTCCTTTGAATTTTTAAATTTTACATATCCCCAATTGTTATCGGGTTTCCAAAGATGGTTCTTAACCGGCAACCCTATACCCCCGTATTCGCCTAGCACATTGACCCTTTGTGCATCATATAAGTACATGGCGGGAGCAGGGTAATTATGCAAGTCCACAATATCTCCCGTTCTATAAAAGTTTCCACCGCTGGCGGAGTTTACCAGCCTGCTGGGGTCATAAGTTTTGGTCCATTCCGCAATCTCCTCTGTTTTAAATTGACCCCAGGCTTCATTAAAGGGAACCCAGACCACAATACTGGGTACAGAATACAAGTAGTCCATTATTTCCTTCCATTCGGTTCTATATATTGCTTCCGATTCTGGACTTCTTTGAAATTCAGTACCATTAAAATAATCATGATTTTGCCATTGTGGCCCCTTATCTCCATTGGGCATATCTTGCCAGACCAAGATACCCAATCGATCACAATGCGTATACCATCTAGCTGGCTCCACTTTCACGTGCTTTCTGATCATGTTGAATCCAAGTTCCTTGGTTTTAACTATATCATATTGAAGTGCTTCGTCACTGGGGGCAGTATATAGTCCGTCTGGCCACCAGCCTTGGTCCAATGGGCCAAATTGGAAATAATCCTCGTTGTTGAGCTGCATTCTAACTATTCCAAAATCGTCCTTTTTCATGCTAATTTTACGCATTCCAAAGTAACTGCCTACCTTATCCACTTCCTTATCATCGACCATAAGTCTTACTTCCATATCATATAAAAATGGGGATTCTGGAGACCATAATTTTGGATTGTCGATTGATAAAGTAATTTCCATACCCACTGTAGCCTTAGCCGAAGAAATTATGGAGGACCCATCGGAAATGGTTACCTCAATGATATCGCCATAATTTGCACCCATGGTTTCCGGCAAAACAGTTACCGTTTTATTATCGATATTAGGTACTGTTTTCAAATTAGTAATATGTTTTTCCGAAACGGGCTCCAACCAAACCGTCTGCCAAATCCCTGTGACAGGGGTATACCAAATCCCTTCTGGTTCCTTAACCTGTTTTCCCCTAGGTTGTGGGCCATCATTTGAGGGATCCCATACTTTGACGACCAATTGCTGTTCTCCATCCTTTAGAAATGGGGAAATATCAAATGAAAAAGGGGTATACCCTCCTGAGTGCGTACCCACTTTTACCTCATTAATCCAAACATCCGTCTTCCAATCAACTGCGCCAAAATGAAGTAGAATATGCTTATTTGACCAATCTGAAGGAACCGAGAAAGTTGTTCTATACCACAATTCATTTTCTGCACCAACTTCCTTCATTACACCGGACAAACTTGATTCTACGGCGAAAGGAACTAAAATTTTTCCTTGGTATGTATTTGGCGTTTCTTCTCCTCTTTGGGTTATGGAATAGTCCCACAGACCATTCAAATTTTTCCAATTTTCCCTTTCCAATATAGGTCTTGGATAATCGTTAAGCACGTTGTCGGGATCAATTTGTTGGGCCCAGTTTGTCTTTATCTTATCCCCGGCAGGTTTCCACTGCCCTTGTAAGATTGTTGAGACACAGATAAATAGACAGAAAACCAAAAAGGAAATAGGCTGTCGATGAAATATGGTTTTTGATAGGAACATGGAAGTATAATTTTAAGTTAGATTAAAAGTCGGTAGTACAATTTAGAAATAATTACCACAGATACTAGGTTTCAAAGCCATCGAATACCCCTAAATTCATGAATTAAT
This window of the Maribacter cobaltidurans genome carries:
- a CDS encoding DUF1737 domain-containing protein, whose amino-acid sequence is MAYKILYASSSDSLEKEMVRHLNDYWEPLGGVAIGNFEGGVHFYQAVVRRDLIKFN
- a CDS encoding nucleotidyltransferase family protein, which translates into the protein MKSLSEIKSTLERNKSRLFYSYPIKSLAIFGSFARNEGKENSDLDIIVEFNDKIGVRFIDLANELEKLIELKVDLVSRKGIKKRYLQSIEEDLIYV
- a CDS encoding HepT-like ribonuclease domain-containing protein encodes the protein MSKRDNDLLLMDMLDAAEKILKYTSNLDYSTFLENEMVIDAVARNFEIIGEAANRVNPDFKIIHPQIEWLRIIGFRNRIIHEYFGIDYEIMWTIIEENIVELIDELNQLIN
- a CDS encoding lipocalin-like domain-containing protein, translated to MKKILVVALSAFLFIACEKETEIPLEVNVDVVGWWLLHSIIIDDVEQDLNRCQADTYLLLDADERVINYIVNVDPQFGCFPNDGGNGWYVVSGNEITINYDEGNAYNENDTYTFELKDDKLFLHISNNEIYIYNRK
- a CDS encoding acyl-CoA thioesterase, whose product is MKDNIPDSYKTLELPVQWGDMDAAQHVNNTVYLRWMESARIEMFQKMSCGGNAGHNIPHSPE
- a CDS encoding beta-L-arabinofuranosidase domain-containing protein; the protein is MVNYFKKLCCFLWILPVLYGCKDIKTSGSKLEVPQANYLQNRTPLAAMPYLELPLGAIKPKSWLKEQLRRMADGMTGHLDEIYPQVLGPSNGWLGGDGDGWERGPYWIDGLLPLAYILNDANLKAKVSPWVEWTLTHQTEDGYLGPVPFNTEPEIIHGVQRSMRKDWWPKMVMLKVLQQHYNATADERVINVLTKYFRHQLKELPNRPLDDLTFWANRRGADNLQVVYWLYNITGDTFLLDLGEIIHEQTYPWSTVFLNEPNEVDSVMPYGYFNMKKYPFDSVEIKNTSLSQIGSIHTVNFAQGLKQPGIRYQKEPNQKYIDAIKKALQDIKKYHGQPQGMYGGDEPLHGTDPVQGVEFCSISEEMFSLETLLKITGDTEFADVLERIVYNALPAQASDDFSARQYFQAANQVELSDRLETSFETKNHKGTDFVFGVLTGYPCCTTNMHQSWPKYVQNLFYSTSDAGVAALLYAPSEVDMKVADNVALTITETTGFPFEENINFNFELSESATFPFHLRIPSWAKNPLVKVNGQVVEGRVDKQVFIINRRWNDGDEVILTLPMHIKSSKWHKGAISIERGPLVYALKLEGYEKVKNRNDGFGKFTEISTNDDWNFALLKSELNKLPVSAQVIQKPWDGSYPWNLENAPIEIKIKATKFPEWKLVNGAPVFPDSFGSIAKQNSRSLELEEITLVPYGCTTLRITEFPQMDR
- a CDS encoding glycoside hydrolase family 2 protein, which produces MFLSKTIFHRQPISFLVFCLFICVSTILQGQWKPAGDKIKTNWAQQIDPDNVLNDYPRPILERENWKNLNGLWDYSITQRGEETPNTYQGKILVPFAVESSLSGVMKEVGAENELWYRTTFSVPSDWSNKHILLHFGAVDWKTDVWINEVKVGTHSGGYTPFSFDISPFLKDGEQQLVVKVWDPSNDGPQPRGKQVKEPEGIWYTPVTGIWQTVWLEPVSEKHITNLKTVPNIDNKTVTVLPETMGANYGDIIEVTISDGSSIISSAKATVGMEITLSIDNPKLWSPESPFLYDMEVRLMVDDKEVDKVGSYFGMRKISMKKDDFGIVRMQLNNEDYFQFGPLDQGWWPDGLYTAPSDEALQYDIVKTKELGFNMIRKHVKVEPARWYTHCDRLGILVWQDMPNGDKGPQWQNHDYFNGTEFQRSPESEAIYRTEWKEIMDYLYSVPSIVVWVPFNEAWGQFKTEEIAEWTKTYDPSRLVNSASGGNFYRTGDIVDLHNYPAPAMYLYDAQRVNVLGEYGGIGLPVKNHLWKPDNNWGYVKFKNSKETTQQYIEYAEELKRLVKAGFSGAIYTQTTDVEGEVNGFMTYDRKVDKMNVSAVKKANQEVIDELQSN